CGTGACTGCGCACATCACTCAGACGGAGTCCGTCGACGCCGCGCCGTTCCCGGCGCCGAGGGTGGACAGCGAGGTGGGCCCGCTGCGCACGGTGCTGCTGCACCGCCCGGGCCTGGAGCTCAAGCGGCTGACCCCGCGCAACAACGACCAGCTCCTGTTCGACGGCGTGCCGTGGGTGGACCGGGCGCAGGAGGAGCACGACGCGTTCGCCGAGGTGCTGCGCTCGCGCGGGGTCGAGGTGCTGCTGCTGGCGGACCTGCTGGTGGAGGCGCTGCACGACGACCGGGCGCGCATCGCGGGCATCCACAGCGCGGTCAACGAGCGGCGGCTGGGCATCGACCTGGCGGACGCGCTGCGGTCGCACCTGTCGTCGTGCGGTCCGGAGCAGCTCGCGACCGCGCTGATGACCGGCATGACGTTCGAGGAGCTGCCGGCGGCCGAGGGCGCGTCCCTGGTGCGCAAGATGCACCACCCGATCGACTTCGCGGTGGACCCGCTGCCGAACCTGCTGTTCACCCGCGACTCGTCGGTGTGGGTGGGTGACCGGGTGGCGATCACGTCCCTGGCGATGCCCGCGCGCGACCGGGAGACCGCGCTGACCGACCTCATCTACGCCTACCACTCGCGGTTCCGCCGCACGGGCCGCGCCTACGGGGCGCACTCGGCGCCGGTGGAGGGCGGTGACGTGCTCCTGCTCGCGCCGGGCGTGCTCGCGATCGGCGTGGGCGAGCGGACCACCCCGGCGGGCGCGGAGTCGTTCGCACGGTCGGCGCTGGCCGACGGCCT
This DNA window, taken from Saccharothrix variisporea, encodes the following:
- a CDS encoding arginine deiminase; the protein is MTAHITQTESVDAAPFPAPRVDSEVGPLRTVLLHRPGLELKRLTPRNNDQLLFDGVPWVDRAQEEHDAFAEVLRSRGVEVLLLADLLVEALHDDRARIAGIHSAVNERRLGIDLADALRSHLSSCGPEQLATALMTGMTFEELPAAEGASLVRKMHHPIDFAVDPLPNLLFTRDSSVWVGDRVAITSLAMPARDRETALTDLIYAYHSRFRRTGRAYGAHSAPVEGGDVLLLAPGVLAIGVGERTTPAGAESFARSALADGLAHTVLAVPITQERATMHLDTVCTMVDRDAVVMYPAVRDNLFAYPVRSDGNGGVLVDDRRPFLEAAAEAMGIERLRVIDTGLDPVTAEREQWDDGNNTLAVAPGLVVAYERNVETNERLEASGIEVLRISGSELGSGRGGPRCMSCPIDRAPLA